The following coding sequences are from one Cervus canadensis isolate Bull #8, Minnesota chromosome 4, ASM1932006v1, whole genome shotgun sequence window:
- the ZBED8 gene encoding protein ZBED8 — protein sequence MSKKRKWDDDYVRYWFTCMTEIDGTQRPQCVLCNSVFSNADLRPSKLSDHFNRQHGGIGGHDLSSLKHVPAQADQSETLKTFGVASQEDALLQASYQFAYLCAKEKNPHTIAEKLVKPCALEIAQIVLGPDAQKKLQQVPLSDDVIHSRIDEMSQDILQQVLEDIKASPLKVGIQLAETTDMDDCSQLMAFVRYIREREIVEEFLFCEPLQLTMKGKDVFNLFRDFFLKHKIALDVCGSVCTDGASSMLGENSEFVCCVKKEVPHIVITHCLLNPHTLVTKTLPTKLRDAFFTVVRVINFIKGRAPNHRLFQAFFEEIGIEYSVLLFHTEMRWLSRGQILTHIFEMHEEINQFLHHQSSNLVDGFENKEFKVHLAYLADLFKHLNELSASMQRTGMNTVSAREKLSAFVRKFPFWLKRIEKRNFTNFPFLEEIVVSDNEALCIAAEITLHLQQLSSFFHGYFSVGDLDEASKWILDPFLFNLDFVDDGYVVKNDLAELRASGQILMEFETMKLEDFWCAQFTVFPSLAKTALEILIPFATTYLCELAFSSLLHFKTKPRSCLNMSDDIRVAISKKVPRFSDIIEQKLQLQQKSL from the coding sequence AGAGATTGATGGAACTCAGCGCCCACAGTGTGTGTTGTGTAACTCGGTGTTTTCAAATGCTGACCTCCGGCCATCAAAACTGTCTGACCATTTTAACAGGCAGCATGGTGGTATAGGTGGGCATGATCTCAGTAGCCTGAAACACGTGCCAGCACAAGCTGATCAGAGTGAAACCCTGAAAACCTTTGGGGTTGCATCTCAGGAAGATGCCTTACTACAGGCATCATATCAGTTTGCATATTTATGTGCCAAGGAGAAGAATCCTCATACAATAGCTGAAAAATTAGTGAAACCTTGTGCACTGGAAATAGCACAAATAGTTTTGGGACCAGATGCACAAAAGAAGCTTCAGCAGGTACCCTTATCAGATGATGTAATCCATTCTAGAATTGATGAAATGAGCCAGGATATCTTACAGCAAGTTCTAGAAGATATCAAAGCCAGTCCTCTTAAAGTGGGTATTCAGCTTGCAGAGACAACAGACATGGATGACTGCAGTCAGCTGATGGCATTTGTACGGTacataagagagagagagattgtagAAGAATTCCTGTTCTGTGAACCACTGCAGTTAACAATGAAGGGAAAAGATGTGTTTAACCTGTTCAGAGACTTCTTTTTGAAACATAAGATAGCACTCGATGTATGCGGCTCTGTTTGTACTGACGGTGCCTCTTCTATGCTAGGAGAAAATTCAGAGTTTGTTTGCTGTGTGAAAAAAGAGGTACCTCATATCGTGATCACACATTGTTTGTTGAACCCTCATACACTTGTCACAAAGACATTGCCTACAAAACTGAGGGATGCTTTTTTTACTGTGGTGAGGGTAATAAATTTTATCAAAGGGCGAGCGCCAAATCATCGCCTGTTTCAGGctttttttgaagaaattggAATAGAGTATAGTGTTCTCCTTTTCCATACGGAAATGAGGTGGCTTTCCCGAGGCCAAATActtactcatatttttgaaatgcaTGAAGAAATAAATCAGTTTCTTCACCACCAAAGCAGCAATTTAGTTGATGGCTTTGAAAACAAAGAGTTTAAAGTTCACCTCGCATACCTTGCAGATTTATTCAAACACCTAAATGAACTTAGTGCATCTATGCAAAGGACTGGAATGAACACAGTATCAGCTAGAGAGAAGTTGTCTGCCTTTGTTAGGAAGTTTCCATTTTGGCTAAAGCGGattgagaaaagaaattttaccaactttccttttcttgaagaaattGTTGTTTCCGATAATGAAGCTTTATGCATCGCAGCTGAAATAACACTGCACCTGCAACAGCTGAGCAGCTTCTTCCATGGCTATTTCTCTGTTGGAGATCTTGATGAGGCAAGTAAATGGATACTGGATCCATTTCTTTTTAACCTGGACTTTGTCGATGATGGTTATGTAGTGAAAAATGACCTTGCTGAATTACGAGCTAGTGGCCAAATCCTAATGGAATTTGAGACAATGAAGCTTGAGGATTTCTGGTGTGCTCAATTCACAGTGTTTCCCAGCCTGGCAAAGACAGCGCTAGAAATCCTTATACCATTTGCAACTACATACCTTTGTGAGTTGGCATTTTCAtcacttttgcattttaaaacaaagcCCAGAAGCTGCTTGAATATGAGTGATGATATCCGTGTGGCTATTTCCAAAAAAGTTCCTCGTTTCTCAGATATCATTGAACAAAAACTACAGCTGCAGCAGAAGTCACTGTAA